A single window of bacterium DNA harbors:
- a CDS encoding DUF4160 domain-containing protein yields MHVERDSNTAKFWLNPIRLQHSRGFSRNEINGIQKLTEENRELLLRRWNEYFNG; encoded by the coding sequence GTGCACGTTGAGCGTGATAGTAATACGGCCAAATTCTGGCTTAATCCTATCAGACTTCAGCATAGTAGGGGCTTCAGCAGAAACGAAATCAACGGGATACAAAAGCTCACTGAGGAAAACAGAGAGCTTTTATTGAGGAGATGGAATGAATATTTTAACGGCTGA
- a CDS encoding DUF2442 domain-containing protein, whose translation MNILTAEIQAARAQYISVTQDTITIDLTDGRTISVPLAWYPRLFHGQPEERNNWHLIGEGEGIHWPDLDEDISVEDVLLGKPSGESQLSFTRWLEARSKCNKSDPI comes from the coding sequence ATGAATATTTTAACGGCTGAAATACAGGCTGCGAGAGCACAGTATATTAGTGTTACCCAAGACACTATAACTATTGACCTTACTGATGGACGCACCATCTCAGTACCCCTTGCCTGGTATCCCCGTCTTTTTCATGGTCAGCCAGAGGAGCGGAATAACTGGCATCTTATAGGGGAGGGAGAGGGTATCCACTGGCCTGATCTTGATGAAGACATTAGCGTTGAGGATGTATTGTTAGGAAAGCCTTCCGGCGAAAGCCAGCTTTCGTTTACCCGATGGCTGGAAGCGCGTTCAAAATGCAATAAGAGCGATCCAATATAA
- a CDS encoding ATP-binding protein: MKELEFKKEPAFVDREREMGELKNYLETRPEAILFLYGSKSSGKTTLLYRLCAEMEKESRYEIKFLNLREIFLENYDDFLKVFFKAGEEVSGLTVGTRRKYSLVGLFHLDAFTEKVLKKKEEDPFLVMKKELSSLVKKGKQPVIIIDEFHKLREVYMANGQRRLIDELMNFFVAMTKENHLCQVIIASSDAFFIEEVYVDSTLRKTSEFLKLDYFDREQVNEWLNNLERYSAIRDYTLSQDEIEIIWDTVGGSPWEIQSILGQLFQKSLTEVVARLRRERVATIVDIIRRDRERREPLLRMFREKPAVRASELMDAPAEVLGQLVHDNILYYDPVDGLYGLQGRSMELGVREYFEQV, from the coding sequence ATGAAAGAGTTAGAATTCAAGAAAGAACCAGCCTTCGTTGATCGCGAAAGAGAGATGGGAGAGCTGAAGAATTATCTGGAAACCCGGCCCGAAGCCATTCTTTTCCTCTATGGCTCCAAGTCCTCCGGCAAGACTACCCTTCTCTACCGGCTGTGTGCTGAGATGGAGAAAGAGAGCCGCTACGAGATCAAGTTCCTTAACCTGCGGGAAATTTTCCTGGAAAACTACGACGACTTCCTGAAGGTTTTCTTCAAGGCAGGAGAAGAGGTGAGTGGTCTTACGGTTGGCACCAGACGAAAATACAGCCTGGTTGGCCTTTTCCATCTCGATGCTTTTACCGAGAAGGTGCTGAAAAAAAAGGAAGAAGACCCCTTCCTGGTAATGAAAAAGGAACTCTCCTCCCTGGTTAAAAAGGGTAAGCAGCCGGTAATCATCATCGACGAATTCCATAAATTGAGGGAAGTATACATGGCCAATGGTCAGCGCAGGCTGATTGATGAGTTGATGAATTTCTTTGTGGCCATGACCAAGGAAAATCACCTCTGCCAGGTGATCATTGCCTCCTCTGATGCCTTCTTCATTGAGGAAGTCTATGTGGACAGCACGCTCCGTAAAACCAGTGAATTCCTGAAACTCGACTACTTTGATCGTGAGCAGGTAAATGAGTGGCTCAATAACCTTGAGCGCTACAGCGCTATCAGAGACTATACGCTCAGTCAGGATGAGATTGAGATTATCTGGGACACGGTGGGAGGCAGCCCTTGGGAGATCCAATCTATTCTTGGCCAGCTCTTTCAAAAATCTCTGACCGAGGTAGTAGCCAGGCTCAGGCGTGAGCGGGTGGCTACGATTGTGGACATTATCCGGCGGGACCGTGAACGGCGAGAGCCGCTGCTCAGGATGTTCAGGGAGAAGCCCGCAGTACGGGCAAGCGAGCTTATGGATGCCCCAGCCGAGGTCCTGGGACAATTGGTCCATGATAATATCCTTTACTACGACCCGGTGGATGGCCTCTACGGACTGCAAGGCCGAAGCATGGAGCTGGGAGTCAGGGAATACTTCGAGCAGGTGTAA